The Ziziphus jujuba cultivar Dongzao chromosome 5, ASM3175591v1 genome segment CGACCTAATGTCATATTTCGGTCCGAGTCTACTTAGACAAGCCAAGTGAAAATTTACTCATacctaatttattaattaaaactaCATTCCATCTATGCCTGACATATAGTAGATTAGTTTCACAATCAAGGCTGCAAATCCTAACACAAAACTTAACCTTTAGTCTTTACCACATGAAAGCATTAATTTAGTAgaactattaattttttaacaaatcattaattatttaccaaaaaaaaaaaatcaatttcatctTTTTAAATGGCTACCAAATTAATCAAGATTCCCAtgcaaatgaaaataaaatccctatatattaaatttcttacCATTATTAGCTTTACTACATGCCATCATGTTTAggaataaactaaaataaaagaaaattttcaactacAGGCCTTGAGGTTTACCATAATTCAATTTTGATTCTCCAGCTTTCATAGATTATAACTACAGTTCCtgatatatatagatgtttatGTGATGTTAGAAGGGATCCTACACTtgcattttattaattaaacccACAATCCATCTATATTTGACATATAGTAGATTAGTTTCACAATAAAGGCTGCAAATCCTAGCACAAATCTTAACCTTTAGCCTTTGCCACTTGAAAGCATTAATTTAgtagaaattattaattttttaacaaatcattaattatcatttattaaaaaaaaatcattttcatctttttaaATGGCTACCAAATTAAATAAGATTcccatgaaaatgaaaataaaacccctatatattgaatttcttaCCATAATTAGCTTTACTACATACCATCATTTTTAggaataaactaaaataaaataagaacgaGAAAGTTTTTTGGGTTATGCCAGCCCCACCAGAGATCACCTCCatctccaaaatatataatataccaaGTTAAAGTCTTCAATGGCAGCTATCATGAAGTTTTTCATAGTCATTCTTTTCTTGTTCGGTCTTTTTTCCGGAggtaaatatgatttttttcgTAATCATTTTTTCTCGTTCGGTCTTTTTTCTGAAGGTAAATACGATAAAAACTTACCAATTCATTCTAATGGTGAACaagttggtatatatatatatatatatatatattttaaaatattttcgcttAAATTAATCAACATATATTCCTGCAAACCCCCTTTTTTTGCCGTTTAAGGCCATTCTATATACAACATTTTTAACCAGTATATTTGATATTATCCGGACTGGTGGCATAGTCTAATTTAAtatgatgaaaaacaaaatcaattataaaCATGAGATTTTTAACTATTCATCTTTTTATTCACTGTTGGATTAAACtatatatagcaaaaattaTTTCCCaaatacattgaaaaaaaaaaaaaacgttggtATCCGATAATGTCTATtagcaaattttcaaattaattaattagcatgAGTTGAGTCACACAATTAAATCTTTTGAATATTCAACCAtgacatacatatattttacacTAAATGTGAATATCTAATAATTACAAAACAAGTAAAGCTAtactaaatttgtttttttgcaatatattatttatgatatatttgCAGGGAATTGTAGTCAATTGCCATGCAGTCTCAGTAATATAAAGGTTAGTCAATCGAAAACAGGAAAAATGGTGCAAGACAAGCCAGAATGGAAGGTTACGATCAAGAATGATTGCGACTGTTCACAAAAGTTGGTTACGTTGGAGTGCACAGGATTTGAAACAGTGGAGCCTGTTGACCCTTCGATCATGAGTTTTAGTGGTTCTGTTTGTCTTCTCATAAACGGTCAACCATTCCTCAATAGCGATCCAATCTCTTTCAACTATGCTTGGGATGCCGATGTTACATCTTTCAACCCAATTTCCTCTGTGATTAATTGTCCTTAatcttttaattacattttcaaattttcaactaaATCTCGTATCCACATATTTGTAttaataaaagatatatatatatatatatatttttataagtagCTTGACACCAAATTATTAAGAAGAAGGTAGGTTATTTGCTTGCCCTCTAGTgacaatctctctctctctctctctctctctctatatatatatatatatatatatttatatatatttatctgaaATCATGGGTTTAAATcacctaataaaaataaaatatagatgtTATCTATGTGACACATAAATTGAAAGGATTCACTCTATACATGGCATATAAATGTCTATTGAATGGACAATCAATCCTATAATCAGTTGTCAAAACTTATACTTCATACGTTTGCAGCTTTCTAAATTTCCTATTATTTTGCTTGCCAGTATTATTTTACTCAAAACAAAAAGATACCGAATTCTTAATGgaattatgaagaaaattttctaaataagaaATACTCCTGCATATCATATAATGCCACAGGGACTATTTTTCCATGTCAGAAAAAATTTTCTCCCTCCTTTCTCATGAAGCTTTTCTAAAGCCAGAGACCTTcaagattaatttattttgataaaattattatgattttagTAGCTCGCTCATCatctaattgaaaaataaaataactaaatcAACCTTACTGTAAAGCTTTGCCATTTAAGTATATGAGGTGTACAAGTTGTGTGTTTGTTGTAATTTGAGTGCTGAGCTGGTTTATCTGCTGCAATGTGGTTAAGCTGAGTCAGTTAAGTTTTAGAAACTGGTGTGCATAGGTTTAGATTGTATAAAAAGCTGTTAAATCAATGAAAtccttatttgaaaaattctaggAAAATTTGCAatgtttttttctcttcctttttctctcAGCTTTTCTTGGTTCttatagattttctttttcattctctTTTCTATATCATGGTATCACAGCTGCGATTGTCGATCTAGTGAATTCGAGCATGGCAGATTCAATTCTTAGTGCGATTGCAGACAAAATGAGTGGTTCGCTGATTACAGTCTCACCTTTTCCAACTAGTATTCAGAAACTTGATGATGAGAATTTCCTAGTTTAGAAATATCAGATTTTGCCAATTTTGAGACAACACATGCTTGATAAGTCTGTGCTTATGGATGAACCAAACTTTATGAGGGTTTTTGTTTCCAATAAAGCTTAAGTCGTCGAAGAAAGCTTCTTGAAATATTCTCTTGAGCAACAGTTGTGGATTTTGCAAGATCAGCTTTTGCTAGGATGGCTGGTTTGCTGCAATTTCTGTGGAAAAGCTTAGAGATTTGGTAGGATTGAAGATACATCAAGAAGAATTTGGGCTACAATTGAGGAAGCCTATGTTTTTCAATCAGAGGTAGTGATTTTATTATGACTTTTGTACTTTGTTTTCCAaaatgagggggaaaaaaaaaaacaaaaaaaaaaaaaacactattttCTTAGTGTCACATTAATTCAATTATGTCATTTTATATGAGGAATTTGACAAAATCAGACACATAcactaataaatataaaaaaatactaataataaaataatttttcagtggaattacatatattatgtataattaagttcattaaatttattgatcAAAAGTGTACAATTAGAGTGCAATGACAAAAAAGACATAATTATAGGATAATATGAAACTTTTTATAGTTGAGAGGTAAATTATAAAGATAATTCGAGGCCTAATTAGGGATGGGCATAAATCAATTAGACTGATTGAATTAGACTTGTTTGATTCAATTTGATGTTTTCCTTATGGTGGACTCATTTGGATttggataatttgtttttatctaaACTATGCTAAAATAAGCTTACacatatataatgtataaatttttaaaaatatttttattaaatctttagttatattttttagtattttttaaattaccgATACTGGGCCAAATCTTAAATTGAACTAATGATAGTCGTTTTGGTTTGGTTTTCTCAAATAGTTGGACTCAGTTGGATTTgtgaaaaattagttaaaaattaaCATCGAATGGACGTTCTTCATTGGCCTATCCAAGGCATAATtgcatttccttttttcttttttccttttgaataaTCTTTGCCTTTTCGAAATCATAAGATGAAACAATATGGTAAAGATTATAAAacaatcacttaaaaaaaaaaaaaaaaaatcataattaagttGGGATTAATCAGACTCAACATAGACTCGTCACTCGCTCTGGGCCGTCAAAACGATTGAAAAGCGAGTCAACTCGTCCAGTTTTCGATAAAATGACAAGGCATGGGAAAGAAGAGGGTGAGTGGTTAAGGAAGAACCGAAAATGGGCACTTTGCTGAAGTGCTACAAACCCTTGTTCCTAAT includes the following:
- the LOC112491941 gene encoding uncharacterized protein LOC112491941, with the protein product MAAIMKFFIVILFLFGLFSGGNCSQLPCSLSNIKVSQSKTGKMVQDKPEWKVTIKNDCDCSQKLVTLECTGFETVEPVDPSIMSFSGSVCLLINGQPFLNSDPISFNYAWDADVTSFNPISSVINCP